The Pseudomonas kermanshahensis genome includes a window with the following:
- a CDS encoding mechanosensitive ion channel domain-containing protein, producing MNHLFRVLLVLLAFLPMVGQGNDAATIATEGIPAEPAELTIANRSVFTFHATLLGETPAARAQRAAAVIEEALRGTDELKVSVDPILSSHLVLLGGRRAFIVAPQDLEISGADTREAAEQAAAVLRQVVEESGEARNLHFLLKALGLSALATLIYLALIKGAHLARHKLRGRLPQLMRERARQIRVGQMPLFDMQYVYRLIDSLLRLLYLAVVLLLSYQELSFVLSQFPYTRPWGESLNVHLLDLLRYLLDGILQAIPGIAVAITIFFIARGISSFSRRVLERMARPGTLKWLTEETLKPTMRLISLAIWLFALVMAYPYLPGSGTDAFKGLSVLLGLMISLGASSVVGQAAAGLILTYSRTLKAGEYVRVGDNEGTVTEVGMFNTTIRTGLGEVLTLPNSMITGAVTRNYSRAVQDHGYIIDTVVTIGYDTPWRQVEAMLVAAAERTEGILEKPKPQVFQTGLSDFYPEYRLVAQAVPSEPRPRAELLSLLHANIQDVFNEHGVQIMSPHYLGDPQQEKWVPREKWFTAPARRPDGDADGI from the coding sequence ATGAATCACCTGTTTCGCGTGTTGCTGGTGCTGTTGGCCTTCTTGCCCATGGTGGGGCAGGGTAATGACGCCGCCACCATCGCCACCGAAGGCATCCCTGCCGAGCCGGCCGAGCTGACGATCGCCAACCGCAGCGTTTTCACCTTCCACGCGACCTTGCTGGGGGAGACCCCGGCTGCCCGAGCGCAGCGGGCTGCGGCAGTGATCGAAGAGGCCCTGCGCGGCACCGACGAGTTAAAGGTCAGCGTCGACCCGATCCTCAGCAGCCACCTGGTGCTGCTGGGGGGCCGGCGTGCGTTCATCGTTGCGCCCCAGGACCTTGAAATCAGCGGCGCTGACACCCGCGAAGCAGCCGAACAGGCCGCGGCGGTGTTGCGCCAGGTGGTCGAGGAGTCGGGCGAGGCACGCAACCTGCATTTTCTGCTCAAGGCCTTGGGCTTGTCGGCCTTGGCCACGCTGATCTACCTGGCCTTGATCAAGGGCGCCCACCTGGCCCGACACAAGCTGCGGGGGCGGCTGCCGCAACTGATGCGCGAACGCGCCCGGCAGATTCGCGTTGGGCAGATGCCGCTGTTCGACATGCAGTACGTGTATCGGCTGATCGACAGCCTGTTGCGGCTGCTGTACCTCGCGGTTGTGCTGTTGCTGAGTTACCAGGAGTTGAGCTTTGTGCTGTCGCAGTTCCCCTATACCCGGCCGTGGGGTGAAAGCCTCAACGTGCACCTGCTCGACCTGCTGCGCTACTTGCTTGACGGCATTTTGCAGGCCATCCCCGGGATTGCCGTGGCCATCACGATCTTCTTCATCGCCCGCGGCATCAGCAGCTTCAGCCGGCGCGTGCTGGAGCGCATGGCACGCCCAGGCACACTCAAATGGCTGACCGAAGAGACGCTGAAGCCCACCATGCGCCTGATCTCGCTGGCCATTTGGCTGTTTGCTCTGGTCATGGCCTACCCATACCTGCCGGGTTCGGGCACCGATGCCTTCAAAGGCCTGTCAGTGCTGCTCGGGCTGATGATTTCACTGGGTGCCTCCAGTGTCGTGGGCCAGGCGGCGGCGGGGCTGATTCTGACCTATTCGCGCACGTTGAAGGCTGGCGAGTATGTGCGGGTCGGTGACAACGAAGGCACGGTAACCGAAGTCGGCATGTTCAACACCACGATCCGCACCGGGCTGGGCGAGGTGCTGACCTTGCCCAACTCGATGATCACCGGCGCCGTGACGCGCAACTATTCCCGTGCGGTACAGGACCATGGCTATATCATCGATACCGTGGTGACCATCGGTTATGACACACCCTGGCGACAGGTGGAGGCGATGTTAGTGGCGGCTGCTGAGCGCACCGAAGGCATCCTCGAAAAACCCAAGCCGCAAGTGTTTCAGACCGGGCTGTCGGACTTTTACCCCGAATACCGCCTGGTGGCCCAGGCTGTGCCAAGCGAACCGCGGCCACGGGCGGAGTTGCTGAGCCTGCTGCATGCCAACATCCAGGATGTGTTCAACGAGCACGGCGTACAGATCATGTCGCCGCACTACCTGGGTGACCCGCAGCAAGAGAAGTGGGTGCCGCGCGAGAAGTGGTTCACAGCACCGGCGCGCAGGCCAGATGGGGATGCCGATGGCATCTGA
- a CDS encoding fused MFS/spermidine synthase — protein MASSAATRAVIDKDHSKARMLWALPATLLFFSGAAGLVYQVLWIKQLSLVVGVEVHAVATGISAFFAGLALGGLLFGRWADRLRRPVRLYVCLELAVALLGIAATLGLAQAAGPFARLEASVGLLAWALPFMMVGLPAFLMGGTLPVLVRALAPATGQLAEAGGRLYAANTAGAIAGTLLAAFVLLPRLGVTGSACAAATLNLLAALGAWLARHRDTALPAPGNLASAPRTAQARLAIGLYCIAGGVALGYELVWSQSIVPFMSTRAFAFAVVLATYLGGLLAGSAVYARRADRIRDPWGLFGLLIAVAGLLALLQIAGLGRWLVLLQTQAEGVALQLFGSELAGMCARFAMAAVCMVLLPTTLLGAAFPLALRLAVDSGHVGRDVGAVVALNTLGGIAGVLLTGFVLVPQVGLVRALGVLAGVAALVALVAVWRGPGVRRPTVIVVGVVAVATLLVAVLTPPQRLAELLPGARNGQLTFYHEGKGGTVAVVTQGRPGKTFSRLYIQGVSNTGDAMPSLRYMRLQALLPLLIHSGEPRSALVIGFGTGITAGAMLRYAGLERPVVAELLPEVLQAAPLFKGNYAAVVDPRLDIRLRDGRRELLRSEQRYDLVTLEPPPPSAAGVVNLYSRDFYQLAASRLQPGGLVAQWLPLPTQNDEDSRALVRSFIDVFPHASLWTTEFHEMLLIGSLQPLQLNVSRIRQRLAQPAVAAALAEVGIDSAQALLATWITDRAGLERYAANALPVTDDQPRIEYANWVRPREITRVLPALLALRSAPPLQGDEPAFASAVNDQWDTLARFYSLSLHAYNGNRQAWAREARELARSDGDNPYFHWFLGAAGGQ, from the coding sequence ATGGCATCATCCGCAGCAACCCGCGCTGTTATCGATAAAGACCATTCCAAGGCGCGCATGCTGTGGGCCTTGCCGGCCACGCTGCTGTTCTTCTCTGGCGCTGCCGGCCTTGTCTATCAGGTACTTTGGATCAAACAACTGTCGCTGGTGGTCGGCGTCGAAGTGCACGCCGTGGCCACTGGCATCAGTGCCTTCTTCGCCGGCCTGGCGCTGGGCGGCCTGCTGTTCGGGCGCTGGGCCGACCGGTTGCGGCGCCCGGTGCGGCTTTATGTGTGCCTAGAGTTGGCCGTGGCCCTGCTCGGCATTGCCGCAACCCTTGGCCTAGCCCAAGCCGCTGGCCCGTTCGCCCGCCTGGAGGCCAGCGTGGGCCTGCTGGCCTGGGCTTTACCGTTCATGATGGTCGGCTTACCCGCGTTTTTGATGGGCGGCACGTTGCCGGTGCTGGTGCGTGCATTGGCACCGGCCACGGGGCAACTGGCAGAGGCGGGCGGGCGCCTGTATGCCGCGAATACCGCCGGTGCCATTGCGGGTACCTTGCTGGCCGCCTTCGTGTTGCTGCCGCGCCTGGGCGTTACCGGCAGCGCCTGTGCCGCCGCCACGCTGAACCTGCTGGCTGCCTTAGGCGCGTGGCTGGCACGCCATCGCGATACGGCGTTGCCAGCGCCTGGCAACCTGGCTTCAGCGCCCCGTACCGCACAAGCACGGCTTGCCATCGGCCTGTACTGCATTGCCGGGGGCGTGGCGCTGGGCTACGAATTGGTCTGGAGCCAATCGATCGTGCCGTTCATGAGTACTCGCGCCTTTGCCTTCGCAGTGGTGTTGGCGACTTATCTCGGTGGCTTGCTCGCGGGCAGTGCGGTGTATGCGCGGCGTGCCGATCGCATCCGTGACCCATGGGGCCTGTTTGGCCTGTTGATAGCCGTCGCCGGTTTGCTGGCATTGCTGCAGATCGCTGGGCTTGGGCGCTGGCTGGTGCTGCTGCAGACCCAAGCCGAAGGCGTTGCCCTGCAACTGTTCGGCAGCGAATTGGCGGGCATGTGCGCGCGCTTCGCCATGGCCGCGGTGTGCATGGTGCTGCTGCCGACGACCTTGCTCGGCGCCGCGTTTCCGCTAGCCCTGCGACTGGCGGTGGACAGCGGCCATGTCGGCCGTGACGTGGGGGCCGTGGTGGCGCTCAATACCTTGGGTGGCATCGCTGGCGTATTGCTCACCGGCTTCGTACTCGTGCCGCAGGTTGGCTTGGTGCGCGCCTTGGGCGTGCTGGCCGGCGTCGCTGCGCTGGTAGCTCTGGTTGCTGTCTGGCGTGGGCCTGGCGTGCGGCGCCCAACAGTCATTGTTGTGGGGGTGGTGGCAGTGGCGACCCTGCTGGTAGCCGTTCTCACGCCTCCACAGCGCCTGGCCGAGCTGTTGCCTGGCGCGCGTAACGGCCAGCTCACTTTTTACCACGAAGGTAAGGGCGGCACCGTGGCGGTGGTTACTCAAGGGCGTCCAGGCAAGACGTTCAGCCGCCTTTACATCCAGGGCGTATCGAACACGGGCGATGCCATGCCGTCGCTGCGCTATATGCGCCTGCAAGCCTTGCTGCCGCTGTTGATCCACAGCGGTGAACCACGCTCGGCGCTGGTGATCGGGTTTGGTACCGGCATTACCGCAGGTGCCATGCTGCGCTATGCGGGGCTGGAGCGCCCGGTGGTCGCCGAACTGCTGCCTGAAGTCCTGCAGGCGGCGCCCTTGTTCAAAGGCAACTACGCAGCGGTCGTCGATCCGCGGCTGGATATCCGCTTGCGCGATGGCCGCCGCGAATTGCTGCGCAGCGAGCAGCGCTACGACCTGGTGACGCTGGAGCCGCCACCCCCTTCGGCGGCCGGGGTGGTCAACCTGTATTCGCGTGATTTCTACCAACTGGCCGCCTCGCGCCTGCAGCCTGGCGGGCTGGTGGCCCAATGGCTGCCCTTGCCGACCCAGAACGATGAGGACAGCCGCGCGCTGGTACGCAGCTTCATCGACGTGTTTCCGCATGCCTCACTGTGGACCACTGAGTTTCACGAGATGCTATTGATCGGCTCGCTGCAGCCGCTGCAACTGAACGTATCGCGCATTCGCCAGCGCCTTGCGCAACCCGCCGTCGCGGCAGCCCTGGCCGAGGTTGGCATCGACTCGGCGCAGGCCCTGTTGGCCACCTGGATCACCGACCGTGCCGGCCTTGAGCGTTACGCTGCGAACGCGTTGCCGGTCACCGATGACCAGCCCCGTATCGAGTACGCCAACTGGGTGCGACCGCGGGAGATCACCCGCGTGCTGCCGGCCTTGCTGGCCCTGCGCAGCGCACCGCCCTTGCAAGGTGACGAGCCCGCCTTCGCCAGTGCGGTGAACGACCAATGGGACACGCTGGCGCGCTTCTACAGCCTTAGCCTGCATGCCTACAACGGCAATCGCCAAGCCTGGGCCCGCGAGGCGCGTGAGCTGGCCCGCAGTGACGGCGACAATCCTTACTTTCACTGGTTTCTAGGGGCAGCAGGCGGTCAGTGA
- a CDS encoding arylsulfatase encodes MKSSTTWLSAVALAATATLGAGIASAADKPNILVIFGDDIGQTNISAYGKGVVGYQTPNIDRIAKEGMMFTDYYAENSCTAGRSTFITGQATLRTGLSKVGMPGVPVGLQARDVTIAQALKAKGYATGQFGKNHLGDRDEYLPTNHGFDEFFGNLYHLNAEEEPERAFWPKEDQEFVKAASPRGVIKSSADGKIEDTGALTKKRMETIDDETTQAAINFIDKQVKADKPFFVWMNTTRMHAFTHVREAMQGQSGMVGNDYADGMLEHDGDVGKLLKTLDDLKVADNTIVVYTTDNGPNQWSWPDAATTPFRNEKNSNWEGAFRVPAMIRWPGKIKPDSVNTQMISGLDWFPTLLAAVGDTDIKDRLLKGADVGGKTFKVHLDGYNQLDMLTGKTEKSARNEFYYFSDDGDLVGMRYDNWKIVFCEQRAPGGLKVWSEPFVCLRVPKMFNLRMDPYERADVVSDQYYDWLTKNDFLIFNGVRKAAAFLQTFVEYPPSQRPASFSIDQIRADVDKKIEEKMKSQ; translated from the coding sequence ATGAAGTCCAGTACAACCTGGTTGTCGGCGGTCGCCCTGGCGGCCACGGCGACCCTTGGCGCTGGCATTGCCAGCGCGGCGGACAAGCCGAATATCCTGGTGATTTTCGGCGATGATATCGGCCAGACCAACATTAGCGCCTATGGCAAAGGGGTGGTGGGCTACCAGACGCCCAACATCGACCGAATCGCCAAGGAAGGCATGATGTTCACCGATTACTACGCCGAAAACAGCTGCACGGCGGGGCGCTCGACGTTCATCACAGGCCAGGCCACGCTGCGCACAGGGCTGTCCAAAGTTGGCATGCCGGGCGTGCCAGTGGGCCTGCAGGCGCGTGACGTGACCATCGCCCAGGCGCTCAAGGCCAAGGGTTATGCCACCGGGCAGTTTGGCAAGAACCACCTAGGCGACCGTGACGAATACCTGCCCACCAACCACGGCTTCGATGAGTTCTTCGGCAACCTGTATCACCTCAATGCAGAAGAAGAGCCGGAACGGGCGTTCTGGCCCAAGGAAGATCAGGAGTTCGTCAAGGCTGCATCGCCACGCGGTGTCATCAAGTCGAGTGCCGACGGCAAGATCGAAGACACCGGGGCGCTGACCAAGAAGCGCATGGAGACCATCGATGACGAGACCACCCAGGCCGCGATCAACTTCATCGACAAGCAAGTGAAGGCAGACAAACCGTTCTTCGTCTGGATGAACACCACGCGCATGCACGCGTTCACCCATGTGCGCGAGGCCATGCAGGGGCAGAGTGGCATGGTTGGCAATGACTACGCCGACGGCATGCTGGAGCACGATGGTGATGTGGGCAAGCTGCTCAAGACGCTGGATGACCTGAAGGTCGCCGACAACACCATCGTCGTCTACACCACCGACAACGGCCCCAACCAGTGGTCCTGGCCGGATGCCGCGACCACGCCCTTCCGCAATGAGAAAAACTCCAACTGGGAAGGCGCGTTCCGCGTACCTGCCATGATTCGCTGGCCAGGCAAGATCAAGCCAGACTCCGTCAACACCCAGATGATATCGGGCCTGGACTGGTTCCCGACCTTGCTCGCGGCCGTGGGTGACACCGACATCAAAGACCGCTTGCTCAAAGGCGCCGACGTGGGTGGCAAGACCTTCAAGGTGCACCTGGACGGCTACAACCAGCTGGACATGCTGACTGGCAAGACCGAAAAGAGCGCGCGCAACGAGTTCTACTACTTCAGCGACGACGGCGACCTGGTCGGCATGCGCTACGACAACTGGAAGATCGTGTTCTGCGAGCAGCGTGCGCCAGGCGGCCTGAAAGTGTGGAGCGAGCCGTTCGTGTGCCTGCGTGTTCCAAAAATGTTCAACCTTCGCATGGACCCTTACGAGCGGGCTGATGTGGTGTCGGATCAGTACTATGATTGGCTCACCAAGAACGATTTCTTGATTTTCAATGGCGTGAGAAAAGCGGCAGCGTTCCTGCAGACCTTCGTGGAGTACCCACCGAGCCAGCGACCAGCCAGCTTCAGCATCGACCAGATCCGTGCTGACGTAGACAAAAAGATCGAAGAAAAGATGAAGAGCCAGTAA
- a CDS encoding HAD family hydrolase — MRHFKRDLRFVRSVWFVLCLLPLLAQAADPLPAWREGPSRTAILAFVKDVTTEGGPRYVAPAERIAVFDNDGTLWSEQPMYFELLFALDEVKRLAPQHPQWRNEQPFKAVLENDQQALAAQGMDGLLKIVAATHSGMSTQQFTAVTRKWLASARHPRSGRPYTEMVFQPMLELLGYLRANGFKTYIVSGGEVAFMRAFSEEVYGIPPEQVIGTTLGAKFEDQVGTLSIQRLPNIQHNDDGPGKPVSIDTVIGRRPILAFGNSDGDLQMLQWTMAGQGARFAGLVHHTDQRREWAYDRKSHFGRLDKALDQAQTQGWTVVDMAREWRRVYPFDSQ, encoded by the coding sequence ATGCGTCACTTCAAGCGTGATCTGCGTTTCGTGCGCAGTGTGTGGTTTGTGCTCTGCCTGCTGCCCCTGCTTGCCCAGGCAGCCGATCCGTTGCCCGCCTGGCGCGAGGGCCCGTCACGCACGGCCATCCTGGCCTTTGTCAAGGACGTCACCACTGAAGGGGGCCCGCGCTATGTCGCGCCTGCCGAGCGCATCGCCGTGTTCGACAACGATGGGACGTTGTGGAGCGAGCAGCCGATGTATTTCGAACTGCTGTTTGCCTTGGACGAGGTCAAGCGCCTTGCCCCTCAGCACCCGCAATGGCGCAACGAGCAGCCGTTCAAGGCGGTATTGGAGAACGATCAACAGGCACTCGCCGCCCAGGGCATGGACGGCTTGCTGAAAATCGTCGCCGCCACCCATTCGGGCATGAGCACGCAACAGTTCACCGCGGTTACCCGTAAATGGCTGGCCAGCGCCCGCCATCCGCGCTCGGGCAGGCCCTACACAGAGATGGTGTTCCAGCCGATGCTCGAACTGCTGGGCTACCTGCGCGCTAATGGCTTCAAGACCTACATCGTTTCGGGCGGTGAGGTGGCTTTCATGCGGGCCTTCTCCGAAGAGGTCTACGGCATACCGCCCGAGCAGGTCATCGGTACCACATTGGGCGCCAAGTTCGAGGACCAGGTAGGTACCTTGAGCATCCAGCGCCTGCCCAATATTCAGCACAACGATGACGGCCCTGGTAAGCCGGTCAGCATCGATACCGTCATTGGCCGCCGGCCGATCCTGGCGTTCGGCAACTCAGACGGTGACCTGCAGATGTTGCAATGGACCATGGCCGGCCAAGGCGCGCGTTTTGCCGGCCTGGTGCACCATACGGACCAGCGCCGCGAGTGGGCCTACGACCGCAAGAGCCATTTCGGCCGGTTGGACAAGGCGCTCGACCAGGCGCAAACCCAGGGTTGGACCGTGGTGGACATGGCGCGGGAATGGCGCCGAGTCTATCCCTTCGATTCGCAGTGA
- a CDS encoding BatD family protein, with protein sequence MRRWALLLCCLAGWAVADDPQVRVETRLVPSTTVMTGATLSLEVDLLVDTWFTDAPVLPALQLPGAVVSPPSGEAQHLNEKREGKAFFGLRYRYAITPTQAQRFDIPALTFRVQPGPSGGPQAVTSQPLSFEAKALAGSSGGQHLVARSVHLSQEVQYSHQPLRVGDSVTRHVHVDAEGTQAMLLPAPVLAEVDGLKRYLQTPSVKPLSDGRGGTLGGQRDDSASYVATAAGRYRLPAINLQWWDAATGEQHSVSVPAVELVAEEGVYQAPFSLAEDLRALGQNARVSIASHGLLLTLALLLLGGLSWAGRAYGQAGWQWLRAWRLRRRQAWLASEGYAWRQAWRQCGHEPARLDGLYLWFRRASGQRTLSSSEHPPGGADLLAFFEAAYGPHRGQGLTTNARRRLLSALRQQLGTHPQSRPDKNGLRDLNP encoded by the coding sequence ATGAGGCGCTGGGCCTTGCTGTTGTGCTGCCTGGCGGGTTGGGCGGTAGCGGATGACCCACAGGTGCGGGTGGAAACGCGCCTGGTGCCAAGCACCACGGTCATGACCGGCGCCACACTCAGCCTGGAAGTCGACCTGCTGGTCGACACCTGGTTCACCGATGCCCCCGTATTGCCCGCGCTGCAACTGCCGGGTGCGGTCGTCAGCCCACCGAGTGGCGAAGCCCAGCACCTCAACGAAAAACGCGAGGGCAAGGCCTTCTTCGGCCTGCGCTACCGCTACGCGATCACCCCGACCCAGGCGCAGCGCTTCGACATCCCGGCGCTGACCTTTCGCGTGCAGCCTGGCCCCAGTGGCGGGCCGCAGGCGGTCACCAGCCAGCCACTGTCGTTCGAGGCCAAGGCCCTGGCGGGCAGCAGTGGCGGCCAACACCTGGTGGCGCGTAGCGTGCACCTGAGCCAGGAGGTCCAGTATTCCCACCAGCCGCTGCGTGTGGGGGACAGCGTGACCCGGCACGTGCATGTCGACGCTGAAGGCACGCAGGCGATGCTGCTGCCGGCACCGGTCTTAGCCGAGGTCGACGGACTCAAGCGTTACCTGCAGACGCCTAGCGTCAAGCCGCTCAGTGATGGGCGTGGCGGCACGTTGGGCGGTCAGCGCGATGACAGCGCCAGCTACGTAGCCACGGCAGCCGGCCGTTATCGCTTACCCGCCATCAACCTGCAATGGTGGGACGCGGCCACGGGTGAGCAGCACAGTGTTTCGGTACCAGCGGTGGAGCTGGTGGCAGAGGAGGGCGTGTACCAGGCGCCGTTCTCGCTTGCTGAAGACCTGCGCGCCTTGGGCCAGAACGCCCGGGTCAGCATTGCCAGCCATGGGCTGCTGTTGACGCTGGCGCTGCTGTTACTGGGTGGGTTGTCCTGGGCCGGGCGTGCCTATGGCCAGGCTGGCTGGCAATGGCTGCGCGCCTGGCGGCTGCGGCGGCGGCAGGCCTGGCTGGCGTCTGAAGGCTATGCCTGGCGCCAGGCGTGGCGGCAATGCGGCCATGAGCCTGCTCGCCTCGATGGCCTCTACCTGTGGTTTCGGCGGGCCAGCGGGCAGCGCACCTTGTCGTCAAGTGAACATCCTCCTGGCGGGGCGGATTTGCTAGCCTTTTTCGAGGCTGCCTATGGTCCGCACCGCGGCCAGGGGCTTACCACCAATGCCCGGCGGCGTCTGTTGTCGGCCCTGCGCCAGCAACTCGGTACGCACCCGCAGTCACGCCCCGATAAAAATGGGCTGCGGGACCTTAATCCCTGA
- a CDS encoding VWA domain-containing protein: MTFDPSAFHFLRPLWLLLIVPGLLLPLLWLRRHDLCRQLEGIIAPHLVEHLMITPKEQRRLRPVHLLGASLVLGGLATAGPTWVQDTPDFLDDRAPLIIAVDLSPSMDADDVPPTRLAAAKHTLHDLVLRRAGARTALIAYAGNAHLVLPVTEDPALLDTFIQALATDLMSTPGKDALGAIDLALKLLAAEQTPGTLVLLTDGGDASQFPAIAKRVSGSPLQVLVLAVGSQSAAAGFDEQGLKGLAKAANAPLGSLSLNDDDLDWVELHAQRHFKAAQGDDAQLHWKDAGYWLCWPLLLVVLATLRRGWRVNWLPGMLLALLLGGSAEPARAGALADAFFTADQQGRWAFEQGHYPQAATRFHDPYWKGVAAYQAADFEAALVSLGKVDSAPAWFYQGNSYVRLFKFPQAIAAYQQALRLQPSFTEAKANLALAEALLKDFEDQQEQGPPTEKPDKVVEDQTPSGGKTQQQTTPQAASDQLWLDNLTTSPAQFLKRKFSIQDAARQQAAKEAP, encoded by the coding sequence ATGACCTTCGACCCCTCTGCGTTCCATTTCCTGCGGCCGCTGTGGTTGCTGCTGATCGTGCCGGGCCTGCTGTTGCCTCTGCTGTGGCTGCGCCGGCATGATCTGTGCCGACAATTGGAGGGCATCATCGCGCCTCACCTGGTCGAGCACTTGATGATTACGCCAAAGGAACAGCGGCGTTTGCGCCCGGTGCACCTGTTGGGGGCCAGTCTGGTACTTGGAGGTCTGGCCACTGCCGGGCCGACCTGGGTGCAGGACACCCCCGACTTTCTCGATGACCGCGCCCCTTTGATCATCGCCGTGGACCTGTCGCCGTCGATGGATGCCGACGATGTGCCGCCCACTCGGCTGGCGGCTGCTAAACACACCCTGCACGACTTGGTCCTGCGCCGTGCGGGCGCCCGTACCGCACTCATCGCCTATGCCGGCAATGCCCACTTGGTGCTTCCTGTCACCGAGGATCCGGCGTTGCTCGATACCTTCATCCAGGCACTGGCCACGGACCTGATGAGCACCCCGGGCAAGGATGCCTTGGGCGCGATAGACCTGGCCTTGAAGCTGCTGGCGGCTGAGCAGACGCCGGGCACTTTGGTGCTGCTGACCGATGGCGGTGATGCCAGCCAATTTCCAGCGATTGCTAAACGCGTCTCAGGCTCGCCCTTGCAAGTATTGGTGTTGGCGGTTGGCAGTCAGTCGGCTGCGGCAGGCTTCGATGAGCAGGGCCTGAAGGGGCTCGCCAAGGCGGCCAATGCGCCTCTGGGCAGCCTATCGCTGAACGATGACGACCTGGACTGGGTCGAGCTGCATGCTCAACGTCACTTCAAGGCTGCCCAGGGCGACGATGCCCAGTTGCACTGGAAGGACGCCGGTTATTGGCTGTGCTGGCCGTTGCTGCTGGTAGTGCTGGCAACCCTGCGGCGCGGCTGGCGGGTGAACTGGCTGCCCGGGATGTTGCTGGCCCTGCTGTTGGGCGGCAGTGCTGAGCCGGCAAGGGCCGGTGCGCTGGCCGATGCGTTTTTCACGGCCGACCAGCAAGGGCGCTGGGCGTTCGAGCAGGGCCACTATCCGCAGGCGGCAACGCGGTTTCACGACCCTTACTGGAAAGGCGTGGCGGCATACCAGGCGGCTGATTTTGAGGCAGCGCTGGTCAGCTTGGGCAAGGTCGATAGTGCCCCTGCCTGGTTCTACCAGGGCAACAGCTATGTACGCTTGTTCAAGTTCCCACAGGCGATTGCCGCCTACCAGCAGGCCCTGCGCCTGCAGCCGTCGTTTACAGAAGCCAAGGCCAACCTGGCGTTGGCCGAGGCCTTGCTCAAGGATTTTGAGGATCAACAGGAACAAGGCCCGCCCACTGAAAAGCCCGACAAGGTCGTCGAAGACCAGACGCCCTCGGGCGGCAAAACGCAGCAACAGACCACCCCGCAGGCTGCATCGGACCAGCTGTGGCTGGATAACCTGACCACGTCACCGGCGCAGTTTCTCAAACGCAAGTTTTCCATTCAGGACGCCGCCCGCCAACAGGCGGCGAAGGAGGCGCCATGA
- a CDS encoding vWA domain-containing protein yields the protein MWQFDYPWVFLLLPAAWLAYRLSQPYSESRSALRVPFFAAMSRATGQQPGQASAAGGRWQLWLNLLVWGLLVAACARPVWVERPIERERPIRDIMLAIDISQSMQANDYTNANGERTDRLTAVKLVVRDFIMRRKDDRIGLIVFGTGAYPQAPLTLDHASLLMLLDEVGIGMAGPNTALGDAIGLTIKALTNTPEQEKVLILLTDGNDTGSAITPEHAARLAHEKRIVVHTIGIGDPAATGDDKVDLAALQGIARTTGGQFFRADDRQALQQVYATLDRLTPHQVKTFSHQPKRDLFVWPLGLALGLLLVAHLLALAHARLVGRRPVPGAPPA from the coding sequence ATGTGGCAGTTTGATTACCCGTGGGTGTTCTTGCTGTTGCCAGCTGCTTGGCTGGCCTATCGTCTGTCGCAGCCCTATAGCGAAAGCCGCAGTGCATTGCGGGTGCCGTTTTTTGCGGCGATGAGCCGCGCCACCGGGCAGCAGCCGGGGCAGGCGAGTGCAGCGGGTGGGCGCTGGCAATTGTGGCTGAACCTGCTGGTGTGGGGGCTTCTGGTAGCGGCCTGCGCACGGCCGGTATGGGTGGAGCGGCCGATTGAACGGGAGCGACCGATCCGCGACATCATGCTGGCCATTGATATTTCCCAGTCCATGCAGGCCAACGACTACACCAACGCCAACGGCGAGCGAACCGATCGGTTGACTGCGGTGAAGTTGGTGGTGCGCGACTTCATCATGCGCCGCAAGGACGACCGCATCGGCCTCATCGTGTTCGGCACCGGCGCTTACCCTCAAGCGCCCTTGACCCTCGACCACGCCAGCCTGCTGATGCTGCTGGATGAAGTTGGCATCGGCATGGCCGGGCCGAACACCGCACTGGGCGATGCCATCGGGCTCACCATCAAGGCGTTGACCAACACACCCGAGCAGGAAAAGGTGCTGATCCTGCTGACTGACGGCAACGACACTGGCAGCGCAATCACCCCCGAACACGCGGCTCGCCTGGCCCATGAAAAACGTATCGTGGTACATACCATTGGTATCGGTGACCCAGCTGCGACCGGCGATGACAAGGTCGACCTGGCGGCCCTACAAGGCATTGCGCGTACTACTGGCGGGCAATTCTTTCGCGCCGATGATCGCCAGGCGTTGCAGCAGGTCTACGCGACCCTGGACCGGTTGACCCCGCATCAGGTCAAGACCTTCAGCCACCAACCCAAGCGTGACTTGTTCGTTTGGCCGTTGGGCCTGGCGCTAGGATTGCTGCTGGTGGCCCACCTGCTGGCCTTGGCGCACGCCCGCCTGGTCGGCCGCCGGCCAGTGCCCGGAGCACCGCCGGCATGA